In the genome of Mucisphaera calidilacus, one region contains:
- the smpB gene encoding SsrA-binding protein SmpB yields the protein MAKRKPKPENFSPRIENRRARHDYHIVDKLEVGIKLLGTEIKSIRNSQVSLAEGYATIDNRSGELLLLNVDIAQYKQAGVNQHAPRRPRLLLAHKREIKQLEGRLTAKGTTLVPLAIYFVRGRAKLLLGVGEGKKQHDKRQDLKTKDAKRDMQRAMTRRRI from the coding sequence ATGGCCAAGAGGAAACCCAAACCCGAGAACTTTTCACCGCGGATCGAGAACCGTCGAGCGCGTCACGACTATCACATCGTCGACAAGCTGGAAGTCGGCATCAAGCTCCTCGGCACCGAGATCAAGTCGATCCGCAATTCCCAGGTCTCTCTCGCCGAGGGCTACGCCACGATCGACAACCGCTCCGGCGAGCTGCTGCTGCTCAACGTCGACATCGCCCAGTACAAGCAGGCCGGCGTCAACCAGCACGCCCCGCGACGCCCCCGCCTCCTGCTCGCGCACAAGCGAGAGATCAAGCAGCTCGAGGGCCGACTCACCGCCAAGGGCACCACCCTCGTTCCCCTTGCCATCTACTTCGTCCGCGGACGTGCCAAGCTGCTCCTGGGCGTTGGCGAGGGCAAGAAACAGCACGACAAACGCCAGGACCTCAAGACCAAAGACGCCAAACGCGACATGCAACGCGCCATGACACGCAGACGCATCTGA
- a CDS encoding cryptochrome/photolyase family protein, with the protein MSDGTIVWLRRDLRLSDQPALRFAIERGGPVIPVYIESFKEEGRWAPGGAHRWWLHESLGSLASDLEGVGSRLVIRRGEALAQLRALVKETGADAVVWCRRYEPLVIERDKAVKSSLCEEGVTVETFNGSLLFEPWTVMNQQEKPYQVYSPFSRNALDQDEPERPLSRPRKLESPESWPESLGIDDLGLLPEVKWYQRMAEVWEPGEKGARKRLKAFVGERSVDYKSERDRPDLEGTSRLSPYLHHGELSPRQAWHAVLDGLPEGSSRRDVMKYLKELLWREFGYHLLYHFPQTPERPLREKYASFPWRDAPQDLRAWQKGQTGYPIVDAGMRQLWATGWMHNRVRMIVASVLVKQLLITWEEGAAWFWDTLVDGDLANNTLGWQWAGGCGADAAPYFRVFNPVLQGEKFDPEGAYTRLWVPELKEVPQKWLFKPWEAPKEVLEQAGVQLGQTYPEPIVDPKAGRERALEAFEVVKG; encoded by the coding sequence ATGAGTGACGGGACGATCGTGTGGCTGCGTCGGGACCTGCGCTTGTCGGATCAGCCGGCGCTGCGCTTTGCTATCGAACGCGGCGGGCCTGTGATCCCGGTGTACATCGAGTCCTTCAAAGAGGAGGGGCGCTGGGCACCGGGTGGGGCGCATCGGTGGTGGCTGCACGAGAGCCTGGGTTCGCTGGCCTCGGATCTGGAGGGCGTCGGCAGCCGCCTGGTGATCCGACGCGGTGAGGCGTTGGCGCAACTGCGAGCGTTGGTGAAAGAAACGGGTGCGGACGCGGTGGTGTGGTGTCGGCGTTACGAGCCACTGGTCATCGAGCGGGACAAGGCGGTGAAGTCGTCGCTGTGCGAAGAGGGTGTCACGGTGGAGACGTTCAACGGGTCCTTGCTGTTTGAGCCCTGGACGGTGATGAATCAGCAGGAGAAGCCCTACCAGGTTTACAGCCCGTTCAGCCGCAATGCTCTGGATCAGGACGAGCCCGAGCGGCCGTTGAGCAGGCCGCGGAAGCTTGAGTCGCCGGAGTCCTGGCCCGAGTCGCTCGGTATTGATGACCTCGGGCTGTTACCCGAAGTGAAGTGGTACCAGCGGATGGCTGAGGTGTGGGAGCCGGGTGAGAAGGGCGCGCGTAAGCGGCTCAAGGCGTTCGTCGGCGAGCGTTCGGTCGATTACAAGTCGGAGCGTGATCGGCCCGACCTCGAGGGCACTTCGCGTCTGTCGCCTTACCTGCATCATGGGGAGTTGAGCCCGCGGCAGGCCTGGCACGCCGTGCTCGACGGGCTGCCGGAAGGCTCGAGTCGCCGCGACGTGATGAAGTACCTCAAGGAGTTGCTGTGGCGCGAGTTCGGCTATCACCTGCTCTATCACTTCCCGCAGACGCCCGAGCGTCCCTTGCGGGAGAAGTACGCATCGTTCCCGTGGCGTGATGCGCCGCAGGATCTTCGCGCGTGGCAGAAGGGGCAGACGGGATATCCGATCGTGGACGCGGGGATGCGTCAGCTCTGGGCAACAGGATGGATGCACAACCGTGTGCGCATGATCGTGGCGTCGGTGCTGGTCAAGCAGTTGCTGATCACCTGGGAGGAAGGTGCGGCCTGGTTCTGGGACACGCTCGTAGACGGCGATCTGGCGAACAACACGCTGGGGTGGCAGTGGGCGGGCGGTTGTGGTGCTGATGCGGCACCATACTTCCGCGTCTTCAATCCCGTGCTGCAGGGGGAGAAGTTCGATCCCGAGGGGGCCTACACGCGGTTGTGGGTGCCCGAGTTGAAGGAGGTCCCGCAGAAGTGGTTGTTCAAGCCGTGGGAGGCACCGAAAGAAGTGCTGGAGCAGGCGGGCGTTCAGCTTGGGCAGACCTACCCGGAGCCGATCGTCGATCCAAAGGCGGGTCGCGAGCGTGCCCTGGAGGCATTCGAGGTGGTCAAGGGATGA
- a CDS encoding alkyl hydroperoxide reductase — protein sequence MSVVLALAAAYNVVWGAAAVLIPALFFTAAGMEPPEYLWLWQCVGMIVGVYGVGYGCAAMDPARHWPIVLVGLMGKVFGPIGFAQALWMGEITMLFGVNIIFNDLIWWVPFGLILMHAWRVRRAAGGAS from the coding sequence ATGTCCGTCGTGCTCGCGCTGGCGGCGGCTTACAACGTGGTGTGGGGCGCTGCGGCGGTGCTGATACCGGCCCTGTTTTTCACGGCGGCCGGGATGGAGCCGCCTGAGTACCTCTGGTTGTGGCAGTGCGTCGGGATGATCGTGGGCGTTTACGGGGTCGGGTACGGCTGCGCGGCGATGGATCCTGCCCGGCACTGGCCGATCGTGCTGGTGGGACTGATGGGCAAGGTGTTTGGCCCGATCGGGTTTGCGCAGGCGCTCTGGATGGGTGAGATCACGATGCTGTTCGGCGTGAACATCATCTTCAATGACCTGATCTGGTGGGTGCCGTTCGGTTTGATCCTGATGCACGCCTGGCGAGTTCGGCGAGCGGCGGGTGGGGCGTCATGA
- a CDS encoding tetratricopeptide repeat protein yields the protein MAIRSKARRRLLLLLVIAVGGVSVIGGFWAFRKQQAEAALFASRAEGVAAYEDERYFEAMHALGPYVVKHRDDAEALYLYALSRLEVEEGDGVSHLRAGASHLRDVVTLNPENVEAKRRLLELYSMMGYAPEALDLADVLLADFPNDAEAWAHKASALVTARRFDELIEMADAILADNTLPEALRVEAMRHRAVALLRKDRAAEAMFQAIELNENAPDDFRGYLLTFETMRANQNTADEVIRWAESVEAEHDDLDGTALLVAMACLDKPGGRAQALGWLKAEVENQPEETLVIQMLIQRLGQLGLLDMSIEMLGDLCERSPSLQYELRLMRYLLYAGRHLEVVERSDFHAENPDRASLRALGYRAQALFELDRGDEAQGLIERLEGKSSDTVALSYGTMLRLIYVEQDVAPLRIVQAGETAVQRDPMNPYFHFWMGQALSSLGEHDRAIEAWAQALRRAPVWMAPTIAITREMTLADRDLEAFGFAYQIWRQQPEHPMLIMNLFRSAEPVLDQITAETRQVLLADSQRLLARSPVHPVILPLHVRLKASLDGRDAARGAIESALTQDPLPDTATLLRLAEISLQLGLEMEDRLVGVAESDTSSPNVVLAQATLLYQQGQAAQARQLMDDAVASASSPELALAMRQVRATVLDRQRDPEALSAWAGLIEDAPNDARLLQRALSMRAIWTDREVSERAIESLRKVTGREAVGWRVDRARWLLGPEAGDEQVTEAKRLLEGVIESAPALVEPRVMLAEIYRREGDPESAVTQLERALELRDNIRIRMVLAQLLVQADLIDEALREYATLIDARDTLSPEQMQQLALQVSALGENGMAIGLLESAGDGLWLQGRLLLASLYEQVGRASDAEGLYETMLRDEEPTLALLSGAARFYQQRGDEARAEALIAGLGEVEGLSEADALMIQGDYYRRSGVLERSLGLYKQAMDLDPERLEAWQRSLAVSVLLGDSEGARALLDGMSQRFPGDGRVSFITDHRATMDRAVGDPGMAPLVLQVVEQPGSRGPALAILDATYSIDGDLSGATEAERRAVFESMAMKLRPVVRMYPRYLSGHLVLARTLIEAGRIEEAKTITLQAVRSFPDSPEPKALATDLLLREGEWLQARSMAMSWRETLADPRPADIRLARAMNQLRTPEQAVMTLDPYIETALESPVTQQELLSTWAIGMIQSGRGAEARQALLPAAREHAVWRMTWLQLIGRVITTRDEAVAWMEDLESVLDQEVEDERLQLALGWREIGQRYDDPALRERSASLLSGSLDEASSARAILSMAIMDDTDGRSEKAEAGYRRVLELEPENPIAANNLSMVLHKRGAHDEAVAVARLAVRVAPMVPTFRDTLAIALLGAGDHDAALEEAQTAVRQQPDEVAWLLTQAEILVAMQRADALEDVIESLDRNLRVSPNEDPDFQQRLQAVRAALESMSSNPVPTAAAP from the coding sequence GTGGCGATTCGATCGAAGGCCCGTCGCCGGCTGCTCCTGCTGCTGGTGATCGCTGTAGGTGGCGTATCTGTTATTGGTGGTTTCTGGGCGTTCCGCAAGCAGCAGGCCGAGGCTGCCCTGTTCGCCTCGCGTGCGGAGGGTGTGGCCGCTTACGAAGACGAACGCTACTTCGAAGCAATGCACGCGCTCGGGCCTTACGTGGTCAAGCACCGCGATGACGCCGAGGCACTCTACCTCTACGCGCTCTCACGCCTGGAGGTCGAGGAGGGTGACGGCGTGAGTCACCTGCGCGCCGGCGCGAGTCACCTCCGTGACGTGGTGACCCTGAACCCCGAGAACGTGGAAGCCAAACGCCGACTCCTTGAGCTCTACAGCATGATGGGCTACGCGCCCGAAGCGCTGGACCTGGCGGACGTGCTGCTGGCCGATTTTCCGAACGATGCCGAGGCGTGGGCCCACAAGGCCTCCGCGTTGGTGACGGCTCGGCGGTTCGATGAACTCATCGAGATGGCGGACGCCATCCTCGCCGATAACACCCTGCCCGAGGCGCTGCGGGTCGAAGCGATGCGGCACCGCGCCGTAGCCCTGCTCCGCAAGGACCGCGCGGCAGAGGCGATGTTCCAGGCGATCGAACTCAACGAGAACGCGCCGGATGATTTCCGCGGCTACCTGCTCACGTTCGAAACCATGCGGGCAAACCAGAACACCGCGGACGAGGTCATCCGCTGGGCTGAATCGGTCGAGGCGGAGCACGACGATCTGGACGGGACCGCGCTGCTCGTCGCGATGGCCTGTCTCGACAAACCGGGCGGCCGCGCACAGGCCCTTGGCTGGCTCAAGGCCGAGGTCGAGAACCAGCCCGAGGAGACGCTCGTCATCCAGATGCTCATTCAGCGACTGGGTCAGCTCGGCCTGCTGGACATGAGCATCGAGATGCTCGGCGACCTCTGCGAACGCTCACCCTCGCTGCAGTACGAGCTTCGGCTCATGCGTTACCTGCTCTACGCGGGCCGCCACCTAGAGGTGGTGGAGCGTTCGGACTTCCACGCGGAGAACCCGGATCGCGCAAGCCTGCGTGCCCTGGGCTACCGGGCGCAGGCCCTGTTCGAACTAGACCGTGGCGATGAGGCTCAGGGGCTGATCGAGCGCCTCGAAGGCAAGTCAAGTGACACCGTCGCGCTCTCCTACGGAACAATGCTGCGACTGATCTACGTCGAGCAGGACGTCGCCCCGCTCAGGATCGTGCAGGCCGGCGAGACGGCGGTTCAACGCGACCCGATGAACCCCTACTTCCACTTCTGGATGGGCCAGGCGCTCTCATCCCTCGGGGAGCACGACCGCGCGATCGAGGCGTGGGCACAGGCACTGCGTCGCGCACCCGTGTGGATGGCCCCGACGATCGCGATCACACGCGAAATGACCCTGGCGGACCGTGATCTGGAAGCCTTCGGCTTCGCGTACCAGATCTGGCGGCAGCAGCCGGAACACCCGATGCTGATCATGAACCTGTTCCGCTCGGCGGAGCCGGTACTCGACCAGATCACCGCAGAGACGCGACAGGTCCTGCTGGCGGATTCGCAGAGACTGCTGGCACGGTCGCCGGTCCACCCGGTCATCCTGCCACTGCACGTCCGTCTGAAGGCCAGTCTCGATGGGCGTGACGCCGCCCGCGGTGCCATCGAGTCCGCGCTGACGCAGGACCCGCTGCCCGACACGGCCACGCTGCTGAGGCTCGCAGAGATCAGTCTCCAGCTGGGGCTGGAGATGGAGGATCGACTGGTAGGCGTGGCGGAGTCGGACACGTCCTCACCGAACGTGGTGCTCGCGCAGGCCACGCTCCTCTACCAGCAGGGGCAGGCGGCTCAGGCCAGGCAGCTCATGGATGACGCCGTCGCGAGTGCTTCATCGCCCGAACTGGCACTGGCGATGCGGCAGGTGCGCGCGACCGTTCTGGATCGCCAGCGCGACCCCGAAGCACTGTCGGCATGGGCCGGATTGATCGAGGATGCCCCGAACGACGCGCGACTGCTCCAACGCGCACTCTCGATGCGCGCGATCTGGACCGATCGCGAAGTGTCGGAACGCGCGATCGAGTCGCTGCGCAAGGTCACGGGACGCGAAGCGGTCGGCTGGCGCGTCGATCGTGCTCGCTGGCTACTCGGCCCCGAAGCCGGTGATGAGCAAGTCACGGAAGCGAAACGCCTGCTCGAGGGTGTCATCGAGTCGGCACCCGCCCTGGTCGAACCGCGTGTCATGCTGGCCGAGATCTATCGCCGTGAGGGCGATCCGGAGTCCGCGGTGACGCAACTCGAACGGGCTCTGGAGCTGCGCGACAATATCCGCATCCGTATGGTGCTCGCACAACTGCTCGTCCAGGCCGACCTGATTGACGAGGCCTTACGCGAGTACGCGACGCTGATCGATGCACGCGACACCCTGAGCCCGGAGCAGATGCAGCAGCTGGCGTTACAGGTGTCGGCGCTCGGCGAGAACGGCATGGCGATCGGGCTCCTGGAGTCGGCGGGCGACGGCCTCTGGTTGCAGGGGCGTCTGCTGCTGGCAAGCTTGTACGAGCAGGTCGGCCGAGCCTCCGACGCCGAAGGCCTCTACGAGACGATGCTGCGCGACGAAGAACCGACACTGGCCCTGCTCAGCGGTGCCGCGCGCTTCTACCAGCAGCGTGGCGACGAGGCACGGGCCGAGGCCCTGATCGCGGGCCTGGGCGAGGTCGAGGGCCTGAGCGAGGCAGACGCCTTGATGATTCAAGGCGACTACTACCGACGCTCCGGCGTTCTTGAGCGGTCGCTCGGACTCTACAAGCAAGCCATGGACCTTGACCCCGAGCGTCTCGAAGCCTGGCAACGGTCGCTGGCGGTCTCGGTCCTGCTGGGGGACAGCGAGGGCGCCCGGGCCCTGCTCGACGGGATGTCGCAGCGGTTCCCAGGCGATGGCCGTGTGAGCTTCATCACCGATCACCGCGCCACCATGGACCGCGCCGTCGGCGATCCGGGGATGGCGCCACTGGTGCTCCAGGTCGTCGAACAACCCGGCTCACGCGGCCCGGCACTGGCGATCCTCGACGCCACCTACTCGATCGATGGCGATCTCAGCGGCGCGACCGAAGCCGAGCGTCGTGCGGTCTTCGAATCGATGGCGATGAAGCTGCGACCCGTGGTGCGGATGTACCCGCGATACCTCAGCGGTCACCTGGTCCTGGCCCGGACGCTGATCGAGGCGGGCCGCATCGAGGAGGCGAAGACCATCACGCTGCAGGCGGTCCGTTCGTTCCCGGATTCGCCGGAACCGAAAGCGCTGGCAACAGACCTGCTGCTCCGCGAGGGCGAGTGGCTACAGGCACGGAGTATGGCGATGTCCTGGCGCGAGACGCTCGCCGATCCGAGGCCCGCAGACATTCGGCTCGCCCGTGCGATGAACCAGCTGCGCACGCCCGAGCAGGCGGTGATGACGCTCGATCCCTACATCGAGACAGCCCTGGAATCGCCGGTGACGCAGCAGGAACTGCTCTCGACGTGGGCGATCGGCATGATCCAGAGCGGACGCGGCGCCGAGGCGCGTCAGGCCCTGCTGCCCGCGGCACGCGAACACGCGGTCTGGCGCATGACATGGCTTCAGCTCATCGGACGTGTCATCACGACCAGGGACGAGGCCGTGGCATGGATGGAGGACCTCGAAAGCGTCCTCGATCAGGAGGTCGAGGACGAACGGCTGCAACTCGCACTGGGCTGGCGCGAGATCGGACAGCGATACGACGACCCGGCCCTGCGCGAACGCAGCGCATCGCTGCTGAGCGGCTCGCTGGACGAGGCCTCCTCAGCCCGTGCCATCCTCAGCATGGCCATCATGGACGACACCGATGGACGAAGCGAGAAGGCGGAAGCGGGTTACAGGCGGGTGCTCGAGCTCGAACCCGAGAACCCGATCGCGGCCAACAACCTCTCGATGGTCCTGCACAAGCGTGGAGCACACGACGAGGCCGTGGCGGTCGCACGCCTCGCCGTCCGCGTCGCCCCGATGGTGCCGACGTTCCGTGACACGCTTGCCATCGCGTTGCTCGGTGCCGGCGACCACGACGCGGCGCTGGAAGAGGCACAGACGGCCGTGAGGCAGCAACCCGATGAGGTCGCCTGGCTGCTGACACAGGCCGAGATCCTGGTGGCCATGCAACGCGCGGACGCACTCGAGGACGTGATCGAGAGCCTCGACCGCAATCTGCGCGTCAGCCCCAACGAAGACCCGGACTTCCAGCAGCGGCTGCAGGCCGTGCGTGCCGCTTTGGAGTCGATGTCAAGCAATCCTGTGCCCACCGCCGCAGCGCCCTGA
- a CDS encoding MFS transporter — MHPTGKRRVLALTFIGSVATSLIELGLYFYTHDILGFSELQNLGLALGWGLIYLLGALISHPIAHRFGERNLAIVATLGQAVINAIIGLSPTPAVLVPGFLGMGLLTGMMWPVIESYISSGLTPRRALNTIGYFNLTWSSAVAVALVLTGQIMTRLEPNALLFVAAGLNLAVAAIMLSLRARPLHMDHDHPERPSPEQLQRWKHLLVSSRWTMLASYALLFLLSPLLPEILSDLGLSTEVATNTAALIHGMRFLTFAAMIFFPAWHDRVWPLLLALVIQPVSLILILFGTTIAVVIAGEIMFGIAAGLSYFAALYYVQVIQNASVEAGGEHEGLIGAGFAIGPLLGLGATVLGGSLLAVAVTAGPFLALTAWKATSALRRSAQHRHHHQ; from the coding sequence GTGCACCCCACCGGCAAACGCCGTGTCCTGGCGCTCACTTTCATCGGATCGGTCGCCACCAGCCTCATCGAGCTTGGCCTCTACTTCTACACCCACGACATCCTCGGCTTCTCCGAACTCCAGAACCTGGGACTCGCCCTGGGCTGGGGACTCATCTACCTCCTCGGCGCCCTCATCAGCCACCCCATCGCGCACCGCTTCGGTGAGCGCAACCTCGCCATCGTCGCCACACTCGGGCAGGCCGTTATCAACGCCATCATCGGCCTGAGCCCCACACCCGCCGTGCTCGTCCCGGGGTTCCTCGGCATGGGCCTGCTCACCGGCATGATGTGGCCCGTCATCGAGAGCTATATCAGCTCCGGGCTCACGCCCCGACGTGCGCTGAACACCATCGGCTACTTCAACCTCACCTGGTCCTCCGCCGTCGCTGTCGCGCTCGTTCTCACGGGCCAGATCATGACCCGCCTCGAGCCCAACGCCCTGCTCTTCGTCGCTGCGGGGCTCAATCTCGCCGTCGCAGCCATCATGCTTTCGCTCCGGGCGCGACCGCTCCACATGGACCACGACCACCCCGAGCGGCCATCACCCGAACAACTCCAACGATGGAAACACCTGCTCGTTTCCAGCCGCTGGACGATGCTCGCCAGCTACGCCCTGCTCTTCCTCCTCAGCCCCCTGCTGCCCGAGATCCTTTCCGACCTCGGCCTCTCAACTGAGGTCGCCACCAACACCGCAGCGCTCATCCACGGGATGCGCTTCCTCACCTTCGCCGCCATGATCTTCTTTCCCGCCTGGCATGATCGTGTCTGGCCCCTGCTTCTTGCGCTGGTCATCCAGCCCGTCAGCCTCATCCTGATTCTGTTCGGGACGACGATCGCGGTCGTCATCGCCGGCGAGATCATGTTCGGCATCGCCGCGGGTCTCTCCTACTTCGCCGCTCTCTACTACGTCCAGGTCATTCAGAACGCCTCAGTCGAGGCCGGCGGCGAGCACGAAGGGCTCATCGGGGCGGGCTTTGCCATCGGCCCCCTCCTCGGGCTGGGTGCGACCGTGCTTGGCGGGTCACTCCTCGCCGTCGCTGTCACCGCAGGCCCCTTTCTCGCACTCACCGCGTGGAAGGCCACCAGCGCACTGCGTCGCTCAGCCCAGCACCGCCACCATCACCAGTGA
- a CDS encoding TIGR01777 family oxidoreductase, with protein sequence MHFERRSDIPVPASELYAWHTRPGAFERLVPPWQDVRVLRREGSIHDGDRIDLRVGPGLGATTWKIEHRGHRTGEAFEDHLLSGPFRSFRHRHLFESIDAERSRLIDAIDFELPAGWLSEPVAGWWIRQQLGRAFAWRHAITRDDLSAHARFGGARMSVAVSGSTGLIGRSLCAMLTTGGHAVHPLVRHDGKRLVPGGIDPVRWSWEHQQIESNRLDGLDAVVHLAAEPILGNWTPEKKRLIRESRVMGTRLISETLARLRRKPSVLVVASAIGIYGDRGDEVLDETSSAGEGFLPEVAAGWESATRPAEDAGIRVVHARIGLVMTPRGAALAQMLLPFRMGAGGPLGDGRAWWSWVELEDVVGALHHALMDEAIRGAVNVVSPEPVRQGDFARSLGRALWRPSFVPTPRFMVRLAFGRELADAALLGSQRVLPEKLTAAGYRFRQPDLSAMLRTSLGIEETA encoded by the coding sequence TTGCACTTCGAACGGCGTAGCGACATCCCGGTTCCCGCCTCCGAGCTCTACGCCTGGCACACGCGCCCCGGCGCTTTCGAGCGCCTGGTCCCGCCCTGGCAGGACGTGCGCGTGCTGCGGCGCGAGGGGAGCATCCATGACGGGGATCGGATTGACCTGCGTGTGGGGCCAGGCCTGGGAGCCACGACGTGGAAGATCGAACACCGGGGGCATCGCACGGGCGAGGCGTTTGAAGATCACCTTCTCTCGGGGCCCTTTCGCTCGTTTCGGCACCGGCACCTCTTCGAGTCGATCGATGCGGAGCGTTCGCGCCTGATCGATGCCATTGACTTCGAACTGCCGGCGGGCTGGCTCTCCGAGCCTGTGGCCGGGTGGTGGATCCGTCAGCAACTCGGCCGCGCGTTTGCCTGGCGTCACGCCATCACACGGGATGACCTGTCGGCGCACGCACGGTTCGGCGGAGCACGGATGTCGGTCGCCGTGTCGGGCTCGACCGGGCTGATCGGTCGTTCGCTCTGCGCGATGCTGACAACGGGCGGGCATGCGGTGCATCCGCTCGTGCGTCACGACGGCAAGCGGCTGGTGCCGGGGGGTATCGATCCGGTGCGGTGGTCGTGGGAGCATCAGCAGATCGAATCGAACCGTCTGGATGGGCTCGATGCGGTGGTGCACCTGGCGGCGGAGCCCATCCTGGGGAACTGGACGCCAGAAAAGAAGCGGCTGATCCGTGAGAGTCGTGTGATGGGAACCCGGCTGATCTCGGAGACGCTGGCTCGGCTCAGGCGCAAACCGAGCGTGCTGGTGGTCGCGTCGGCGATCGGGATCTACGGGGATCGGGGCGACGAGGTGCTGGACGAGACATCATCGGCGGGCGAGGGATTTCTGCCAGAGGTGGCAGCCGGCTGGGAGTCGGCGACGCGTCCCGCGGAGGATGCCGGTATCCGGGTGGTTCATGCTCGGATCGGCCTGGTGATGACCCCCCGAGGCGCGGCGCTGGCTCAGATGCTCCTGCCGTTTCGGATGGGGGCGGGCGGCCCGCTGGGAGATGGCCGGGCCTGGTGGAGTTGGGTCGAGCTGGAGGATGTTGTGGGCGCGTTGCATCACGCTTTGATGGACGAGGCGATACGGGGTGCTGTGAATGTGGTCTCGCCCGAGCCGGTTCGCCAGGGAGATTTCGCACGCTCTCTGGGACGGGCGTTGTGGCGGCCCTCGTTCGTGCCGACGCCTCGCTTCATGGTGCGGCTGGCGTTTGGTCGCGAGTTGGCGGACGCGGCTCTGCTGGGGAGTCAGCGCGTGTTGCCCGAGAAACTCACGGCGGCCGGTTATCGATTCCGCCAGCCTGATCTGTCGGCAATGCTCCGGACGTCGCTGGGCATCGAGGAAACAGCATGA
- a CDS encoding tRNA modification GTPase translates to MSHPANDTIVATASPVGPAARGMIRLSGPDAHAILARLCTPPDKPRQLADTRLKHTDLPPIPARVCAFRASGSYTGEPAAELWLPGNPSLLERTLHAATAAGARLAEPGEFSYRAFRNGRLTLEQAEGVSATIAADNDHQLEAATTWRQGRLGQTVDNWMHTLADTLALVEAGIDFTDQDDVVAIPAHELAERINTIHHAVRTLHDSGYVHREHHAQPRVVLAGPPSAGKSTLMNALLGHHRAVTHHAPGTTRDRLEAPLDLTHPDGHTVSVILVDLAGLDDTPDHGRDAEAQFIAREALEDADLILRCVPADDAQPVNLPEDANHIDVRTKADLAQHPHDDHALPVCGLTGNGLEALRSAIAGHLAADHTTRGSARIALQPRHQHALHATLTTLGSLLDQIGPDPSDHRLTDPELVADTIRQALDHLGSIAGRISEDDVIGRLFAQFCIGK, encoded by the coding sequence GTGAGCCACCCGGCGAACGACACCATCGTCGCCACCGCATCACCCGTCGGACCCGCAGCCCGGGGCATGATCCGCCTCTCCGGCCCCGACGCCCACGCCATCCTCGCCCGCCTCTGCACGCCACCCGACAAGCCCCGGCAACTCGCCGACACCCGGCTCAAACACACGGATCTTCCGCCGATCCCCGCTCGAGTCTGCGCCTTCCGAGCCTCGGGCAGCTACACCGGCGAGCCCGCCGCTGAACTCTGGCTGCCCGGCAACCCCTCGCTGCTGGAACGCACCCTGCACGCCGCCACCGCCGCCGGCGCGCGCCTCGCCGAGCCCGGCGAGTTCAGCTACCGAGCTTTCCGCAACGGGCGACTCACCCTCGAACAGGCCGAGGGGGTGTCTGCCACCATTGCGGCCGACAACGACCACCAGCTCGAGGCCGCCACGACGTGGCGACAAGGACGACTCGGCCAGACCGTCGACAACTGGATGCACACCCTCGCTGACACCCTCGCGCTCGTCGAGGCCGGCATCGACTTCACCGACCAGGATGACGTCGTCGCCATCCCCGCGCATGAACTCGCAGAACGCATCAACACGATCCACCACGCCGTGCGCACACTCCACGATTCGGGCTACGTCCACCGCGAACACCACGCCCAGCCGCGTGTCGTCCTTGCAGGCCCGCCCTCGGCCGGCAAGAGCACCCTCATGAACGCCCTGCTCGGCCACCACCGGGCCGTCACCCACCACGCGCCGGGCACGACCCGCGACCGCCTCGAAGCCCCCCTCGACCTCACGCATCCTGACGGGCACACCGTCTCCGTCATCCTGGTCGATCTCGCCGGTCTCGACGACACCCCCGATCACGGCCGCGACGCCGAGGCCCAGTTCATTGCACGCGAGGCCCTCGAGGACGCCGACCTCATCCTCCGCTGCGTCCCCGCTGACGACGCTCAGCCCGTCAACCTGCCCGAGGACGCCAACCACATCGACGTCCGCACCAAGGCCGACCTCGCCCAACACCCCCACGACGACCACGCCCTGCCGGTCTGCGGTCTCACGGGCAACGGTCTGGAAGCCCTCCGGTCCGCCATCGCTGGCCATCTTGCCGCCGACCACACCACGCGCGGCAGCGCTCGCATCGCTCTCCAGCCCCGGCACCAGCACGCCCTCCACGCCACGCTCACCACGCTCGGATCCCTCCTCGATCAGATCGGTCCTGACCCGTCCGACCACCGTCTGACCGACCCCGAACTGGTCGCCGACACAATCCGACAGGCCCTCGACCACCTAGGCTCCATCGCCGGTCGCATCTCCGAAGACGACGTCATCGGCAGGCTCTTCGCCCAATTCTGCATCGGCAAGTAA